In a genomic window of Irregularibacter muris:
- a CDS encoding F0F1 ATP synthase subunit epsilon encodes MSTYGLEIITPERVFFEGEVEKMVIRGQEGEFAVLANHTPLVTGLATGILRIFTSEKQWKEASLSGGFIKVTPTQVTVLTDAAEWPEEIDVDRAKEALERAEKYAKEKDKYDYARAQAAIKRALIRIQVAEKHGQHR; translated from the coding sequence ATGTCAACCTATGGTTTAGAGATTATTACCCCGGAGAGGGTATTCTTTGAGGGAGAAGTAGAAAAGATGGTCATTAGGGGACAAGAGGGAGAATTTGCTGTACTGGCAAACCATACTCCCCTAGTCACCGGCCTGGCTACTGGGATTTTGAGAATATTTACCTCTGAAAAGCAGTGGAAAGAAGCCAGCTTATCTGGAGGCTTTATCAAAGTCACCCCTACCCAAGTAACCGTATTAACTGATGCAGCTGAGTGGCCAGAGGAAATAGACGTAGACAGAGCCAAAGAAGCTTTAGAAAGAGCTGAAAAGTATGCCAAAGAAAAAGACAAATATGACTACGCCCGGGCCCAAGCAGCCATAAAAAGAGCATTGATTAGAATACAAGTAGCAGAGAAACACGGTCAACATAGATAA
- a CDS encoding putative ABC exporter domain-containing protein, with protein MSTFGFLILQDLRKFKNYILEIKKKPWKLLLYIFYILWFGFILYTAFNGNGDKQATSIPNLVFKKDLFSVLIKALVFVLFTTTLYSSSKNFDGLFSMGDVNFLFPSPISPKIVLAYSMVKQSFVLVITSIFMVFMFPLLQVFYGPLHPGSMVYGIVGIMALFLFTVPFSYLTFVLSTRFGFKKWLHYFLYGLVIFILMAIGYGIYIQQDLLQGVFWAFNHPLFNYIPIIGWSAELIGVSILGKTALSTLFLVLQLLTIGILTFLAIFLGEDYYEDALPSAEKRWELLRNKNQGKRMSMKDAPSKKVRQVEVKSVGQGPWAFLWMQLVSNKRASGSLIFQWKVLAVLIVSIAFGVLMPDKSSMIYFIASGAIAYITFLSSMQVSIDYELKMKYIFILPGQAWKKILALNIVPIMKVIIFMSCALLPVGVIFRVSLFSIVGALAFPMSMVFLNLFSSVIIHILIPSSFDMKAFFPVIRLLTFLLFLLPPGIIGIIVGAYTNSVALAFISVAGINLLLSALFLWMSELMFGRLELR; from the coding sequence ATGTCTACCTTTGGATTTCTAATCCTTCAAGATTTACGAAAGTTTAAGAATTATATTTTAGAAATTAAGAAAAAGCCCTGGAAGCTTCTCCTCTATATCTTCTATATTCTTTGGTTTGGTTTTATCCTATATACAGCCTTTAATGGGAATGGAGATAAACAGGCTACGAGTATACCCAATCTCGTCTTTAAAAAAGATCTATTTTCTGTCCTTATTAAGGCTTTGGTCTTTGTTTTGTTTACTACTACTCTCTATTCTAGTAGTAAAAATTTTGATGGATTGTTTTCTATGGGAGATGTGAACTTTTTATTCCCTTCCCCCATTAGCCCTAAGATTGTTTTGGCCTATTCTATGGTAAAACAGTCCTTTGTTTTAGTCATTACCAGTATTTTTATGGTTTTTATGTTTCCCCTTTTACAAGTTTTTTATGGCCCTCTACATCCCGGCTCCATGGTCTATGGTATCGTGGGCATTATGGCATTGTTTCTTTTTACTGTACCCTTTTCTTACTTGACCTTTGTACTCTCCACTCGTTTTGGTTTTAAGAAATGGCTACATTATTTCCTCTATGGTCTAGTGATTTTTATCCTGATGGCTATCGGTTATGGTATCTATATTCAACAGGATCTATTGCAAGGGGTATTTTGGGCATTTAATCATCCACTATTTAACTATATCCCTATTATAGGTTGGAGTGCCGAATTAATCGGCGTGAGTATTTTAGGTAAAACAGCTCTTTCTACTTTATTTTTAGTCTTACAATTGTTGACCATTGGTATTCTTACTTTTTTGGCTATATTCTTGGGAGAAGATTATTATGAGGATGCCCTTCCCTCAGCGGAAAAAAGATGGGAACTCCTCCGTAATAAAAACCAAGGAAAAAGAATGTCTATGAAGGATGCCCCTAGTAAAAAAGTGCGACAAGTAGAAGTAAAGAGTGTAGGCCAAGGTCCTTGGGCATTTTTGTGGATGCAATTGGTGAGCAATAAAAGGGCTTCCGGTTCTTTGATCTTTCAATGGAAAGTCTTAGCAGTATTGATTGTATCTATTGCTTTTGGTGTATTAATGCCCGACAAATCCTCTATGATTTACTTTATTGCCTCAGGAGCAATCGCCTATATTACCTTTTTATCTTCCATGCAAGTTTCTATTGATTATGAGTTGAAGATGAAATATATCTTTATTTTGCCCGGTCAAGCTTGGAAAAAGATTTTGGCTTTAAATATTGTACCAATAATGAAAGTGATTATTTTTATGTCCTGTGCACTGCTTCCTGTAGGCGTTATTTTTAGGGTATCTCTATTTTCTATAGTTGGGGCCTTAGCCTTTCCTATGTCCATGGTATTTTTAAATCTTTTTAGTTCGGTGATCATCCATATTCTCATTCCCAGTAGTTTTGATATGAAGGCCTTTTTTCCAGTCATTAGGCTGCTTACTTTTTTGCTTTTCCTATTACCACCGGGTATTATAGGCATTATAGTTGGAGCATATACCAATAGTGTTGCTCTTGCTTTTATTTCTGTAGCTGGCATTAATCTGCTTTTGAGCGCATTGTTTTTATGGATGAGTGAACTAATGTTTGGAAGATTGGAGTTAAGATAG
- the atpA gene encoding F0F1 ATP synthase subunit alpha — translation MNLRPEEISAVIKKQIERYEDKLDMVDVGTVIQVGDGIARIHGLEKCMAGELLEFPNEVYGMALNLEEDNVGCVLLGDDANIVEGDPVKTTGRIVEVPVGDAMVGRVVNALGQPIDGKGPIITENFRPVEVRAPGVIERQSVDQPLQTGYKAIDSLIPIGRGQRELIIGDRQTGKTALAIDTIINQKGEDVICIYVAIGQKASTVAQIVNNLEEFGAMDYSIVVSATASELAPLQYIAPYAGCSIGEEFMHQGKDVLIIFDDLSKHATAYRAMSLLLKRPPGREAYPGDVFYLHSRLLERAAKLKSGGSMTALPIIETQAGDISAYIPTNVISITDGQIFLESELFHSGIRPAVNPGISVSRVGGAAQIKSMKKIAGPLRLEYAQYRELASFAQFGSDLDKETQARLAKGERIVEVLKQDQYSPMKVEHQVMIIYAVTNDFAKDVAVDRIRDFERELLSFMDNQYPQVGQEIKDTGAMSDETVETFKNAIVEFKKTFA, via the coding sequence AAAATGTATGGCTGGTGAATTGTTGGAGTTTCCCAATGAGGTATATGGAATGGCCCTAAACCTAGAGGAGGACAACGTCGGTTGTGTTCTTTTAGGGGATGACGCAAACATTGTAGAGGGAGATCCTGTAAAAACAACCGGAAGAATAGTAGAAGTACCTGTGGGGGATGCCATGGTAGGAAGAGTAGTTAATGCCTTAGGTCAACCCATAGATGGAAAAGGACCTATCATTACTGAAAACTTTAGGCCAGTAGAAGTCAGAGCTCCTGGGGTTATCGAAAGACAATCGGTAGATCAGCCTTTACAAACAGGATATAAAGCTATTGACTCTCTTATTCCTATTGGTAGGGGACAAAGGGAGTTAATCATCGGAGATAGACAAACGGGGAAAACGGCTTTAGCCATAGATACCATCATCAACCAAAAAGGTGAAGATGTCATCTGTATCTATGTGGCTATTGGACAAAAAGCTTCCACTGTAGCTCAGATTGTAAATAATCTAGAAGAATTTGGAGCCATGGATTATAGTATTGTGGTATCAGCTACAGCTAGTGAACTAGCTCCTCTACAATATATTGCTCCCTATGCAGGATGTTCCATCGGGGAAGAATTTATGCACCAAGGCAAGGATGTTCTCATCATCTTTGATGATTTATCCAAGCACGCTACAGCTTATCGTGCCATGTCCTTGCTTTTGAAACGTCCACCAGGACGGGAAGCCTATCCTGGAGATGTATTTTACTTACACTCCCGATTATTAGAAAGAGCAGCAAAATTAAAATCTGGAGGTTCCATGACAGCCTTACCCATCATAGAAACCCAAGCAGGGGATATTTCAGCTTATATTCCTACCAATGTTATTTCTATTACTGATGGACAGATATTCTTGGAATCTGAATTATTCCACTCCGGTATTAGACCTGCCGTGAACCCAGGGATTTCTGTATCCAGGGTAGGAGGAGCAGCCCAGATAAAATCCATGAAAAAAATCGCAGGACCTCTTCGTCTTGAGTATGCTCAATACAGAGAATTGGCATCCTTTGCCCAATTTGGTTCTGACTTAGATAAAGAAACCCAAGCCCGACTAGCCAAAGGAGAAAGAATTGTAGAAGTACTAAAACAAGACCAGTATTCTCCTATGAAAGTAGAACATCAGGTCATGATCATTTATGCTGTAACCAACGACTTTGCTAAAGACGTAGCTGTAGACAGGATCAGAGACTTTGAAAGAGAATTATTATCCTTTATGGATAACCAATATCCCCAAGTAGGTCAAGAAATCAAAGATACTGGGGCAATGTCTGACGAAACCGTAGAGACCTTTAAAAACGCAATAGTAGAATTTAAGAAAACTTTTGCGTAG
- the atpD gene encoding F0F1 ATP synthase subunit beta, producing the protein MAQQNIGKIVAIIGPVVDIKFTPENLPKLNNAIHITTEGQQIVVEVSQHLGDDIVRCIAMSSTDGLIRGMDAVDTGEPIAVPVGPATLGRMFNVLGEPIDDKPVDQDIIKSPIHRAAPSFEEQQTEPEMFETGIKVVDLIAPYAKGGKIGLFGGAGVGKTVLIQELINNIAKEHGGLSVFAGVGERTREGNDLYYEMKDSGVLDKTALCFGQMNEPPGARMRIGLTGLTMAEYFRDQQGQDVLLFIDNIFRFTQAGSEVSALLGRMPSAVGYQPTLATEMGALQERITSTKKGSITSVQAVYVPADDLTDPAPATTFAHLDATTVLSRAIVEKGIYPAVDPLDSTSRILDPKVVGEEHYNVARRVQEVLQRYKELQDIIAILGMDELSDDDKLIVSRARKIERFLSQPFHVAENFTGISGVYVPVKETIRGFKEILEGLHDDISESAFLMAGTIDDVVERAKKTKRED; encoded by the coding sequence ATGGCCCAGCAAAATATTGGTAAGATTGTAGCAATCATCGGACCAGTAGTAGACATCAAGTTTACACCGGAAAATCTTCCCAAATTAAATAACGCCATTCACATCACGACTGAAGGCCAACAAATCGTAGTAGAAGTTTCTCAGCATCTTGGGGATGACATCGTACGTTGTATTGCCATGTCCTCTACCGATGGCCTAATCAGGGGAATGGATGCAGTAGATACAGGAGAACCTATTGCCGTTCCCGTTGGTCCAGCAACCTTAGGAAGAATGTTTAACGTATTGGGAGAGCCCATTGATGATAAACCTGTAGACCAGGACATTATCAAAAGTCCTATCCATAGAGCAGCACCTAGCTTTGAAGAACAACAAACAGAACCAGAAATGTTTGAAACAGGAATAAAAGTAGTAGACCTCATTGCTCCCTATGCTAAGGGAGGGAAAATCGGATTGTTTGGTGGTGCTGGAGTGGGTAAAACCGTACTCATCCAGGAACTCATCAACAACATCGCCAAAGAACATGGTGGCCTTTCAGTATTTGCAGGAGTTGGAGAGAGAACTCGGGAAGGGAATGACCTCTACTATGAGATGAAAGACTCAGGAGTTCTCGATAAAACAGCTCTTTGCTTTGGACAAATGAACGAGCCTCCAGGAGCTAGAATGCGTATAGGACTTACTGGCTTGACTATGGCAGAATACTTTAGAGATCAACAAGGGCAAGATGTATTATTATTTATTGACAATATCTTTAGATTTACTCAGGCGGGATCAGAGGTATCCGCACTTTTAGGACGTATGCCTAGTGCCGTTGGCTATCAGCCAACCTTAGCTACCGAGATGGGTGCCCTACAGGAGAGAATCACCTCCACTAAAAAAGGATCCATCACCTCAGTACAGGCAGTATATGTACCTGCCGATGACTTAACTGACCCTGCACCAGCGACAACCTTTGCCCACTTGGATGCCACCACAGTGCTATCCCGTGCCATCGTAGAAAAGGGTATTTACCCAGCAGTGGATCCTCTAGATTCTACTTCCAGAATTCTAGATCCCAAGGTAGTCGGGGAAGAACACTACAATGTAGCCAGACGAGTGCAAGAGGTATTGCAGCGTTATAAAGAATTGCAAGACATCATTGCTATCCTAGGTATGGATGAATTATCCGATGATGATAAACTTATTGTATCCAGGGCTAGAAAGATAGAGCGTTTCCTATCTCAACCTTTCCATGTTGCAGAGAACTTTACCGGAATATCCGGAGTTTATGTACCGGTAAAGGAAACCATTCGAGGATTTAAAGAGATATTAGAAGGACTTCATGATGATATTTCAGAATCTGCCTTCCTTATGGCAGGGACAATAGATGATGTTGTGGAAAGAGCTAAGAAGACGAAAAGGGAAGACTAG
- a CDS encoding YueI family protein produces the protein MTSKDKLEEYLTVGVYGAPEIKKEEKIRYLGLFRENVVKGLTFQEIQDAAGLFYFKLALKKPHVDKVVIRQDILEEKRRQLIAITTEKSLDFKVVSSEDFIGDLAVVLASNEAVNSKDISMENKPEISQFFKDNFGKSLCKDCLEKAEAIHPDLPKEFKKISFFDKIMGIKCECDRGQK, from the coding sequence ATGACAAGCAAAGACAAATTAGAAGAATATTTAACCGTAGGCGTCTATGGAGCACCAGAAATAAAAAAAGAAGAAAAAATAAGATATTTAGGACTGTTTAGAGAAAATGTAGTAAAGGGACTAACCTTCCAAGAAATTCAGGATGCTGCGGGGCTATTTTATTTTAAACTAGCTTTAAAAAAGCCCCATGTGGATAAAGTGGTTATCCGACAAGACATCTTAGAAGAAAAAAGAAGACAACTAATTGCCATTACCACAGAAAAAAGCTTAGATTTTAAGGTAGTCAGCTCAGAGGATTTTATAGGAGACTTGGCCGTAGTATTAGCCAGCAATGAGGCAGTAAATAGCAAAGATATCTCTATGGAGAATAAGCCCGAAATATCCCAGTTTTTTAAAGACAACTTTGGAAAATCCCTTTGCAAAGACTGTCTTGAAAAAGCAGAAGCAATTCATCCCGATCTTCCAAAGGAGTTTAAAAAAATATCCTTCTTTGATAAAATCATGGGCATTAAGTGTGAATGTGATAGGGGGCAAAAGTAA
- the atpG gene encoding ATP synthase F1 subunit gamma, with amino-acid sequence MAQNMRDIKRRIRSINSTKQITKAMELVAASKLRRAREKAELGRPYFEKMIDTIQEIVKGSPGMRNPYMEARDVKNRAFIIITGDRGLAGGYNSNVIKLGVETIGNKDNASILAIGSTGRDYFKRRDYNIMGEYLGISESPSFSDAKEIGRTVMNLFKDGVIDEAYLIYTKFVSTISQQPQSLKLLPLSPENFQGEQEEKQEGAKMFMDYEPSAEGVLARLIPNYVQNTLYGAMLESSASELGARRMAMESATENANEMIDDLTLSYNRARQGAITQEISEIVGGAEALK; translated from the coding sequence ATGGCCCAAAATATGAGGGACATAAAAAGAAGAATCCGCAGTATCAATAGTACCAAACAGATCACCAAAGCTATGGAACTAGTAGCCGCTTCCAAGTTAAGACGTGCCCGAGAAAAGGCGGAACTAGGTCGGCCCTACTTTGAAAAAATGATTGATACCATTCAAGAGATTGTAAAGGGTAGCCCAGGGATGAGAAATCCATATATGGAAGCAAGGGATGTAAAAAATAGAGCCTTTATCATCATCACAGGCGACCGCGGTCTTGCGGGAGGATACAATAGTAATGTCATTAAACTAGGAGTAGAAACCATTGGCAACAAAGACAATGCCTCCATTCTAGCCATAGGGAGTACAGGAAGAGACTACTTCAAAAGAAGAGACTATAACATCATGGGGGAATACCTGGGTATTTCAGAAAGCCCTAGTTTTTCTGATGCCAAGGAAATAGGGAGAACAGTGATGAACTTATTTAAAGATGGGGTGATCGATGAGGCCTACCTTATTTATACCAAATTTGTTTCCACCATTTCCCAACAACCCCAAAGTCTAAAACTTTTACCCCTATCCCCAGAAAACTTTCAAGGGGAGCAAGAGGAAAAACAAGAAGGCGCAAAAATGTTTATGGATTATGAACCTTCAGCAGAGGGAGTGCTCGCTAGACTCATACCTAACTATGTACAAAACACCCTCTACGGAGCCATGCTAGAAAGCTCCGCCAGTGAACTGGGTGCCCGAAGAATGGCCATGGAATCCGCAACAGAAAACGCCAACGAAATGATAGATGATTTAACCCTTTCATACAACCGAGCAAGACAAGGCGCCATCACCCAAGAGATCTCAGAGATTGTAGGAGGCGCCGAAGCCTTGAAATAG
- a CDS encoding ABC transporter ATP-binding protein: MLIVSHLSKNYGKLKALEDVSFEVQSGEIVGLLGPNGAGKSTTLKAITGLLRPTSGTITIEGIAHKDVRVKHLFTYVSETPELYEMLTVMEHMQFVAYAYGLSHWKDRADHLLDQFDLKDKVNELGKNLSKGMKQKVAICTGLLHDPKLLIFDEPFIGLDPKAIRELKNIFRQLKEEGKCIFISSHLLDSIEDFCDRVLVLKNGKLIAKGTLDELRSRVEGGESSSLEDVFLEVTK, from the coding sequence ATGTTAATTGTAAGTCATCTGTCTAAGAATTATGGGAAGTTAAAAGCTTTGGAAGATGTCTCCTTTGAGGTACAGTCTGGGGAGATTGTGGGTTTATTAGGGCCCAATGGGGCCGGCAAGAGTACCACTTTAAAGGCCATTACAGGTCTACTTCGTCCTACAAGCGGCACCATCACCATTGAAGGTATTGCCCATAAAGACGTCCGAGTTAAGCATTTATTTACCTATGTATCAGAAACACCAGAATTGTATGAAATGCTGACGGTCATGGAGCATATGCAATTTGTGGCCTATGCCTATGGTTTATCCCATTGGAAGGATAGGGCCGATCATCTGCTGGATCAATTTGATTTAAAGGACAAAGTCAATGAATTGGGAAAAAATCTTTCCAAGGGCATGAAACAAAAAGTAGCTATTTGTACCGGGCTTTTGCATGACCCTAAGTTGTTAATATTTGATGAACCCTTCATTGGACTGGATCCTAAAGCCATTCGGGAATTGAAAAATATTTTTCGACAGCTAAAAGAAGAAGGAAAGTGTATTTTTATTAGCTCCCATCTTTTAGACTCTATAGAGGATTTTTGTGATCGGGTATTGGTGCTGAAAAATGGAAAGCTCATTGCTAAGGGTACTTTAGATGAATTAAGATCCCGGGTAGAGGGAGGAGAATCCTCTAGCCTAGAAGATGTGTTCTTGGAGGTGACAAAATAA